In one window of uncultured Sphaerochaeta sp. DNA:
- the araA gene encoding L-arabinose isomerase, with amino-acid sequence MQRKSIDMYEFWFLVGSQFLYGPETLNEVASHAQQMVEGLNASGKLPCKVVYKATLKTPEEIEQCIKDANYDDTCAGIITWMHTFSPSKMWINGFSLLQKPYCHLHTQFNRMIPDTEIDMDFMNLNQSAHGDREHGFIAARMRMGRKIITGFWEDDEVQKKLGFWMRSAIGAVESRKLKVMRFGDNMRNVAVTEGDKVGVQMQLGWQVNTWGVGDLIKEIEAVTDAEVDAQMEAYREKYEFSTKDLETVRYQAREEVAMRHFFEREGISAFSNTFEDLQAMRQLPGLASQDLMAEGYGYGGEGDWKVSAMTSLVKRMTEGMEGGTTFMEDYTYHMEKGNELSLGAHMLEICPSITKEKARIEVHELGIGGKEPPARLVFEGHPGNAILASLIDMGGRLRLIVNEIEVVKPIYKMPNLPVARVMWKPEPDLYQAAHLWMLAGGAHHAVLSYDATAEMLEDWCEIMGIEFVHIHKDVTVASMKQQLFLSDLAWKLK; translated from the coding sequence ATGCAAAGAAAATCAATTGATATGTATGAGTTCTGGTTTTTGGTAGGATCACAGTTCCTGTACGGACCAGAGACACTCAATGAAGTAGCAAGTCATGCACAGCAGATGGTGGAAGGATTGAATGCTTCTGGTAAGCTGCCTTGCAAGGTCGTGTACAAGGCGACACTCAAGACTCCTGAAGAGATTGAGCAATGCATCAAGGATGCAAATTATGATGATACCTGTGCAGGAATTATCACTTGGATGCACACCTTTTCCCCATCAAAGATGTGGATCAATGGTTTTTCCTTGTTGCAGAAACCATATTGCCACCTTCACACCCAGTTCAATCGCATGATACCCGATACGGAAATTGATATGGATTTCATGAATCTGAATCAGTCTGCCCATGGGGACCGTGAACATGGATTCATTGCTGCCAGGATGCGTATGGGTCGAAAGATCATCACTGGGTTCTGGGAAGATGATGAAGTCCAGAAAAAGCTTGGTTTCTGGATGCGTTCAGCAATTGGTGCTGTAGAGAGCAGGAAGCTGAAGGTGATGCGATTCGGTGACAATATGAGGAATGTAGCAGTCACTGAAGGTGATAAGGTCGGGGTGCAAATGCAGCTCGGCTGGCAGGTGAATACCTGGGGTGTGGGTGATTTGATCAAGGAGATCGAGGCAGTCACTGATGCTGAAGTTGATGCGCAGATGGAAGCCTACAGAGAGAAATATGAGTTCTCCACCAAAGATTTGGAAACCGTTCGTTATCAGGCTCGGGAAGAGGTTGCCATGCGACATTTCTTCGAGCGGGAAGGAATCTCTGCTTTCTCAAATACATTCGAGGATCTGCAGGCGATGCGGCAGTTACCTGGCCTTGCGAGTCAGGATCTGATGGCCGAAGGGTATGGCTATGGTGGGGAAGGGGACTGGAAAGTTTCTGCCATGACCAGCTTGGTAAAGAGGATGACCGAAGGTATGGAAGGTGGTACTACCTTCATGGAAGACTATACCTACCATATGGAGAAAGGCAACGAGCTCTCACTTGGAGCGCATATGCTCGAGATCTGTCCTTCCATCACCAAAGAGAAAGCACGGATTGAGGTCCATGAACTAGGTATCGGGGGGAAGGAACCTCCAGCCCGTCTTGTCTTTGAAGGACATCCGGGAAACGCAATACTTGCCTCCCTGATTGACATGGGGGGACGATTGCGACTGATAGTGAATGAGATCGAGGTAGTAAAGCCTATATACAAAATGCCAAACCTTCCTGTTGCGAGAGTTATGTGGAAACCCGAACCAGATTTGTACCAGGCAGCACATCTTTGGATGCTCGCAGGAGGTGCTCACCATGCAGTGCTGAGTTATGATGCCACTGCAGAGATGTTGGAAGATTGGTGTGAGATCATGGGTATCGAATTCGTACATATCCATAAGGATGTAACTGTTGCTTCCATGAAGCAGCAGTTATTCCTTTCTGATCTTGCTTGGAAACTCAAGTAA
- a CDS encoding LacI family DNA-binding transcriptional regulator, whose protein sequence is MTISEIAKLANVSIGTVDRVLHKRGRVAPKTVEKVMSIIDEHGYQPNTYARNLKLSKQFTIGVLLPLLHSEYGYWNLMYEGILKAAKELSPLAVSIDMLEFDRTKEGSLLAQGRRILEKPVDALLLAPVVPAEAQTLLTDHPTLDYAFIDSPLPDATPVCSVIQNPYQGGYLAGRMMHLLQPNGGTLLAIQTHRAAYNSTERVRGFLSYFADKPGYTTYDMEIHFGGENPLGELDSFYRNHPDMSGIFVVNDAIHRVAELVVQLGRKSQTVMIGYDAIAQNCKAMKNKHVDCLLSQRPEYQGYTAIYQLYRKGLLNQLPETTICVPIDIILPENVMTEQETCLKP, encoded by the coding sequence ATGACTATATCTGAGATTGCCAAACTAGCAAACGTTTCAATAGGGACTGTCGACAGAGTACTCCATAAACGAGGAAGGGTTGCTCCCAAGACTGTCGAGAAAGTGATGAGTATCATCGATGAACACGGATACCAACCAAATACCTATGCGAGAAACCTCAAGCTGAGCAAACAATTTACCATTGGTGTCCTACTTCCTCTGCTCCACAGCGAGTATGGATATTGGAATCTGATGTATGAGGGCATCCTGAAAGCAGCAAAGGAACTCTCGCCCCTAGCTGTATCTATTGATATGCTTGAATTTGACAGGACAAAGGAAGGATCACTACTGGCACAAGGCAGAAGAATCCTTGAGAAACCGGTTGATGCACTACTGCTGGCCCCTGTCGTCCCAGCAGAGGCACAAACCTTGCTTACTGACCACCCTACCCTTGATTACGCTTTCATTGACAGCCCACTGCCAGATGCTACACCAGTGTGCAGTGTTATCCAGAACCCGTACCAAGGCGGATACCTTGCAGGCAGAATGATGCATCTACTCCAACCGAACGGAGGCACCCTATTAGCAATACAGACCCATCGTGCTGCATACAATTCAACAGAACGTGTACGAGGTTTTCTCAGCTATTTTGCGGATAAGCCTGGGTATACAACATATGATATGGAAATTCATTTCGGAGGGGAGAACCCTCTAGGTGAGCTGGACTCGTTTTATAGAAACCACCCTGATATGAGCGGTATCTTTGTTGTCAATGATGCAATTCACAGAGTAGCGGAACTCGTGGTACAACTTGGCAGGAAAAGCCAGACGGTCATGATCGGATATGATGCTATTGCACAAAATTGCAAGGCCATGAAAAACAAGCATGTGGATTGCCTGCTTTCCCAACGCCCAGAGTACCAAGGGTATACTGCCATTTACCAATTGTATCGAAAAGGGTTGCTGAACCAGCTTCCAGAAACCACCATTTGTGTTCCAATCGATATTATTCTCCCTGAGAATGTGATGACGGAACAAGAAACATGCCTTAAGCCGTAA
- a CDS encoding NAD(P)H-hydrate dehydratase — MKRLVLSSEVSDIDAKAQSLAKIPALCLMESAGLQIYQKWKSQLACSDRLVFLCGGGNNGGDALVVARYAYNDGFHNMLLVYTGAHISPSCEVQRSIAEAYMIPQLDWDVANDSDRHALFENASWIVDGLVGTGLKGPLKKSLQTLVLQANKSPAKRLAIDIPSAVGDAVPVSSVHIHADMTVTMGLEKMAMYHPASRASCGRIILVNPSFPQFLLDQCKATVLLCERVRAALPILAENEFKTSRGHIAIFGGSKQYSGAARLSSRTAFSSRAGLVTLFCDKDVYPVASSESASVMVQVYEGQNLERFDAVLAGPGWGEGREALLETLLASGLPMVLDADGIRAYASIVKQGKLPSHGPMILTPHLGELRTLVWALFPDDAHDLAKDDTPSSFFSVLERTASLLDATLVVKSQLVYVVSPGKQTVVVEGNNPSLGVAGSGDVLSGILVALLAKLRDCTQVALEGTLIHQRAGSLAAAQYGYYDSETLISYVGRATQEAER, encoded by the coding sequence ATGAAAAGACTTGTTCTCTCCAGTGAGGTTTCTGACATCGATGCAAAGGCTCAAAGCCTAGCAAAAATACCCGCTCTCTGTTTGATGGAGAGTGCGGGATTACAGATTTACCAGAAGTGGAAATCACAGCTGGCATGTTCTGACCGTCTGGTTTTCCTTTGTGGTGGAGGTAATAATGGTGGCGATGCCTTGGTTGTAGCCCGCTACGCCTACAATGATGGATTCCATAACATGCTGTTGGTTTATACCGGGGCACATATCTCACCATCTTGTGAGGTGCAGCGTAGTATTGCCGAAGCGTATATGATCCCTCAGTTGGACTGGGATGTTGCAAACGATTCTGATCGGCATGCATTATTTGAGAATGCTTCCTGGATTGTGGACGGCCTAGTAGGTACAGGCCTGAAAGGACCGTTGAAGAAATCTCTGCAGACCTTGGTTTTACAAGCGAATAAGAGTCCTGCAAAACGATTGGCCATCGATATCCCCAGTGCTGTAGGAGATGCTGTTCCTGTCTCCTCGGTACATATACATGCAGACATGACAGTGACGATGGGGCTGGAGAAGATGGCAATGTATCATCCCGCCAGTCGAGCCTCCTGTGGTCGTATCATCTTGGTGAATCCATCCTTTCCTCAATTTCTTCTGGATCAGTGTAAAGCGACTGTACTGCTCTGCGAGAGAGTTCGTGCGGCACTGCCCATACTTGCTGAGAATGAGTTCAAGACAAGTAGAGGCCATATAGCGATATTTGGAGGGAGTAAACAGTATAGTGGAGCTGCTCGCCTCTCTTCCCGTACTGCCTTTTCCTCGAGAGCAGGACTGGTAACCTTGTTTTGTGATAAAGATGTGTACCCGGTGGCTTCATCTGAATCGGCTTCCGTTATGGTACAGGTGTATGAAGGACAGAACCTGGAGAGGTTCGATGCAGTTCTAGCCGGACCAGGGTGGGGAGAGGGAAGAGAAGCCCTCCTGGAGACTCTTCTAGCCTCAGGATTGCCCATGGTTCTTGATGCTGACGGGATCAGGGCCTATGCGTCAATAGTAAAGCAAGGAAAGCTGCCATCCCATGGCCCCATGATACTTACGCCACATCTAGGGGAGCTCAGGACGCTTGTGTGGGCGCTCTTTCCTGATGATGCACACGATTTGGCCAAGGATGATACCCCCTCTTCTTTCTTTAGTGTCTTGGAACGTACTGCCTCTCTTCTCGATGCCACGCTTGTGGTAAAAAGTCAGTTGGTATATGTAGTTTCTCCTGGAAAGCAGACCGTGGTAGTGGAGGGGAACAATCCATCCTTGGGTGTAGCAGGGAGCGGGGATGTCCTCTCAGGCATTCTTGTTGCACTGCTCGCCAAACTTCGGGATTGTACTCAGGTAGCGCTTGAAGGTACCTTGATCCATCAGCGAGCAGGAAGCCTTGCAGCAGCTCAATATGGATACTATGACAGTGAAACACTCATCTCCTATGTAGGAAGGGCTACCCAGGAGGCTGAACGGTGA
- a CDS encoding NUDIX domain-containing protein translates to MQERITTAGILIQDGKYLVAKREEKGSIGGLWEFPGGKNRYTETEEETLKREFQEELGLSISVGPLIHTHDFTNKDTLYHLKAYLVSAPPIGHLDLLVHSEFRWVALEDLPSYKFAPSDQEIVKTLLSVEPSQG, encoded by the coding sequence ATGCAGGAGCGTATAACAACAGCTGGGATTTTGATACAAGATGGGAAGTATCTTGTCGCGAAAAGGGAAGAGAAAGGGTCTATAGGGGGACTCTGGGAGTTTCCTGGAGGAAAGAATCGATATACAGAAACCGAGGAAGAGACGCTCAAACGGGAATTCCAAGAGGAACTTGGTCTATCGATCTCTGTAGGGCCCCTTATCCATACCCATGATTTTACCAACAAGGACACCCTGTATCATCTGAAAGCCTATCTGGTATCAGCTCCTCCCATTGGGCATCTCGATCTATTGGTTCATAGTGAGTTTCGCTGGGTTGCCTTGGAAGATCTTCCTTCCTATAAATTCGCACCAAGTGACCAGGAAATTGTAAAGACGTTGCTTTCCGTTGAACCCAGTCAGGGGTGA
- a CDS encoding mechanosensitive ion channel domain-containing protein — MNVLGSYTSTIVAVLGTIALVVVIHFVFRKTVESSKRWPYQRQFLVFLIVLVGLFMSIAFLPIHNEVKNQILSVLGILLSAIIALSSTTLVSNAMAGLMLRVTGEFRGGDFIEVGALVGRVTDLAIFHTEIQLINRDVVSLPNLYLVQQSVHVTRRDGTFINLAVSIGYTVSRIEVEEALLEASKRCDLTDGFVFIESFLDHAISYRLYGLLKESGERLSKLSELHKTVLDVFCERGIEIASPALNDRRELEKDSVYLPKVSAKKEKPTKETIAAEKVAFDKADEAQSIEDLKQQLEKATKKLEGATKTAKEKLEKQIKVLEEEITRREEKKSEET, encoded by the coding sequence ATGAACGTTTTAGGTTCGTATACCAGCACGATAGTTGCAGTACTTGGTACCATCGCCTTGGTTGTAGTAATCCATTTCGTATTCAGGAAGACCGTAGAAAGTTCAAAGCGTTGGCCATATCAACGCCAGTTTCTGGTATTTTTAATCGTTCTTGTCGGACTGTTCATGTCAATCGCATTTCTCCCCATTCATAATGAGGTAAAGAACCAGATACTCAGCGTCTTGGGGATATTGCTCAGTGCAATCATAGCACTTTCCTCGACAACCTTGGTAAGCAACGCCATGGCTGGGCTTATGCTTCGTGTTACAGGAGAGTTCCGTGGTGGTGATTTTATTGAGGTTGGAGCATTGGTTGGTAGAGTAACAGACTTGGCCATCTTCCATACGGAGATTCAATTGATCAACCGAGATGTAGTGAGTCTTCCCAATCTCTATCTGGTCCAACAATCTGTTCATGTAACAAGAAGGGATGGCACCTTCATCAATCTCGCTGTTTCCATCGGGTACACTGTGAGCCGGATAGAGGTGGAAGAGGCCTTGCTGGAAGCCTCCAAGCGATGTGATCTCACTGATGGATTTGTGTTCATTGAATCCTTCCTTGACCATGCAATCTCCTATCGTCTATATGGACTTCTCAAAGAATCCGGTGAGAGACTGAGCAAGCTCAGTGAGCTTCATAAGACGGTGCTGGATGTTTTCTGTGAACGAGGGATAGAGATTGCATCTCCTGCATTGAATGATAGAAGAGAGCTGGAGAAGGACAGTGTATATCTTCCAAAGGTTTCAGCCAAGAAGGAGAAACCGACCAAAGAGACAATTGCTGCTGAGAAGGTAGCCTTCGATAAGGCAGATGAGGCGCAATCCATTGAAGACCTGAAACAACAGTTGGAAAAAGCAACCAAGAAACTCGAGGGAGCTACCAAGACTGCTAAAGAGAAGTTGGAGAAACAGATCAAGGTGTTGGAAGAAGAGATAACCAGACGAGAAGAGAAGAAAAGCGAGGAAACATAG